A part of Aspergillus flavus chromosome 5, complete sequence genomic DNA contains:
- a CDS encoding POT family-domain-containing protein codes for MARIVEAGSGPADINDESLSPRDATDEEIESLRHVVDKLPRKVWVSLIVSGAERFTYYTITTPWQNYIQNAPGDGAVPGSLGLGQSRATMIFNAFYLFYYLVPIPVALVSDAWLGRYAVLCISLSLYFCGTLVQFITSLPSLFHYESGLAGLVLSMILIGIGVGGTKAAITPFIGDQYPVKPAQVKTLATGERVIIDRTLTLQYVYNVYYWSAPPRSNGYHRLTHNRITNIAALSILASTYLEKERGFWAANVLALCSSWIGVALLAIFGKELERYPAQGGVLLKAGKVLAYAIHDKFKIDAARPRYQLEKHNRAVPWTDRFVTEIKSGLRACQVMAWFVLFHLGINQMTNNLVSQAGEMQLDSFPNDGIQVLNPIACVLLGPVIQKILYPTLTRYQIPFGPLMRMTMAFFTMAATFAYAAGVQKMIYNSGPCYEAPLVCPAAQRVGQPALPNEIKVWVQTPIYVILAVSEIFGFVTLSEYSYSKAPKDMRTVVQSMRQLSAGIGSAIGIALGPVSRDPKVLWMDVGLAVSLALSGVLFWAVMGHLEKDKEDLDTMYLSEDQDRAAHTGVEAGSGTKN; via the exons ATGGCGAGGATTGTTGAAGCTGGAAGCGGCCCCGCGGACATTAATGACGAATCTCTCTCGCCTCGAGATGCTACAGATGAAGAGATTGAGTCTCTGAGGCATGTCGTTGACAAACTACCCAGAAAAGTCTGGGTCTCCTTGATCGTAAGTGGAGCAGAGCGCTTCACATACTACACAATCACAACTCCGTGGC AGAACTACATACAGAATGCTCCGGGTGATGGTGCCGTGCCAGGTTCTCTTGGGCTTGGGCAGTCTCGGGCGACCATGATCTTCAATGCCTTCTActtattctattatttgGTGCCTATCCCCGTCGCCCTTGTATCGGACGCATGGCTAGGGCGATACGCGGTTCTCTGTATCAGCCTGAG CTTGTATTTCTGTGGCACGCTCGTACAGTTTATAACGTCTCTACCTTCACTTTTCCACTATGAATCAGGCCTAGCAGGCCTTGTCCTCTCTATGATACTAATAGGTATCGGTGTTGGAGGAACGAAAGCAGCAATCACGCCCTTCATCG GAGATCAATACCCAGTCAAGCCTGCACAAGTGAAGACCCTAGCGACCGGAGAACGCGTGATCATAGATCGAACCTTGACGTTACAATATGTGTACAACGTCTACTACTGGTCAGCACCTCCCAGATCCAATGGGTATCACAGACTCACCCACAATAGGATCACCAATATCGCCGCACTTTCCATCCTGGCATCGACGTATCTCGAAAAGGAACGTGGCTTCTGGGCGGCCAATGTCCTTGCATTGTGCTCATCCTGGATCGGGGTTGCCTTGCTTGCTATATTTGGCAAGGAACTCG AACGGTATCCAGCTCAAGGCGGTGTTTTGTTAAAAGCTGGAAAGGTTCTGGCCTATGCTATCCACGATAAGTTCAAGATCGACGCCGCACGACCACGCTACCAATTAGAAAAGCACAATCGGGCAGTCCCATGGACGGATCGTTTCGTCACCGAGATTAAAAGTGGCCTTCGTGCATGTCAAGTTAT GGCCTGGTTCGTGTTATTCCATCTGGGCATCAATCAGATGACCAACAACCTCGTTTCGCAAGCAGGCGAAATGCAACTCGACAGCTTTCCCAACGACGGGATTCAGGTTCTAAACCCAATCGCCTGCGTTTTACTCGGTCCAGTCATCCAGAAAATACTCTACCCAACCCTTACGAGATACCAGATCCCCTTTGGTCCCCTCATGCGTATGACCATGGCCTTCTTTACAATGGCAGCGACGTTCGCATACGCTGCTGGAGTGCAGAAGATGATCTACAATTCTGGCCCCTGCTACGAGGCTCCATTGGTTTGTCCGGCGGCGCAAAGAGTCGGACAGCCCGCCTTGCCCAATGAAATCAAGGTCTGGGTGCAGACGCCTATATATGTGATCTTAGCCGTGTCTGAAATATTCGGCTTCGTCACTCTCAGTGAGTATAGCTACAGTAAGGCACCCAAGGATATGCGCACTGTAGTCCAGTCAATGAGGCAGCTGAGTGCTGGCATTGGAAGCGCTATCGGTATAGCTCTCGGTCCGGTTTCTCGTGATCCAAAGGTATTGTGGATGGACGTCGGACTGGCAGTAAGTTTGGCGCTTTCGGGGGTACTGTTTTGGGCGGTTATGGGTCACCTTGAAAAGGATAAGGAAGATTTGGACACGATGTATCTGAGCGAGGACCAGGATAGGGCGGCACACACTGGGGTTGAGGCCGGTTCAGGAACTAAAAACTGA
- a CDS encoding NADP-dependent oxidoreductase domain-containing protein yields the protein MEYARLGDSGLKVSKVILGCMGYGTPEWQGWVLNEEESLPLIEHAYNKGIRTWDTADMYSHGKSEEIVGKALKKYNIPRSRVVILTKCYFGVDDQGNFPSPLSTGRQNAGDYLNRVGLSRRHILEAVDASVERLGTYIDVLQIHRLDRETPREEIMRALNEVVESGKVRYIGASSMAAWEFQTLQNIAIRNGWHKFISMQNYHNLIAREEEREMIPYCLDSGVSLIPWSPVARGALARPWASRSTLRENTDAGISILVRARESESDKAIIDRVEELAGKKGVSMAQVAIAWSLSHPSEYPIVGLNTKDRIDEAVASVQVKLTPEEIQYLEEPYVPKAIHPGER from the exons ATGGAATACGCACG GCTGGGGGATTCGGGCCTCAAGGTCTCAAAGGTGATACTGGGTTGTATGGGATACGGCACCCCAGAATGGCAGGGCTGGGTGCTAAATGAAGAAGAATCTCTTCCACTTATTGAACACGCCTACAACAAAGGCATCAGAACCTGGGATACT GCCGATATGTACTCCCATGGCAAATCCGAAGAAATCGTGGGAAAGGCTCTTAAGAAATACAACATCCCCCGTTCTCGAGTGGTAATCTTGACCAAATGTTACTTTGGTGTGGATGATCAGGGGAACTTTCCCTCCCCTCTCTCGACCGGGAGACAGAACGCGGGTGACTACTTGAATCGCGTCGGTCTTTCTCGCAGACACATCTTGGAGGCCGTTGATGCCAGTGTTGAGCGACTGGGAACTTATATTGACGTGCTTCAAATCCACCGACTTGATCGTGAGACGCCACGCGAGGAGATAATGAGGGCGCTGAATGAGGTAGTGGAGAGTGGCAAGGTTCGATACATCGGCGCTAGTTCG ATGGCCGCCTGGGAATTCCAGACCCTACAAAATATTGCCATTCGCAATGGCTGGCACAAGTTTATCTCCATGCAGAACTACCACAATCTCATTGCCCGTGAAGAGGAACGTGAAATGATCCCTTACTGCCTTGACAGCGGCGTATCTCTTATCCCGTGGTCTCCTGTCGCACGTGGAGCCCTCGCCAGACCTTGGGCTTCTCGCTCTACCTTGCGTGAAAACACGGATGCTGGGATAAGTATTCTCGTTCGTGCCCGCGAGTCCGAGTCCGACAAAGCTATTATTGACCGCGTGGAAGAATTGGCTGGCAAGAAGGGAGTCAGCATGGCACAAGTTGCAATCGCATGGTCACTGAGTCACCCTAGCGAGTACCCTATTGTCGGGCTGAACACTAAGGATCGCATTGATGAGGCTGTTGCGAGTGTCCAGGTCAAGCTGACTCCCGAAGAGATCCAGTACCTTGAAGAGCCCTATGTCCCTAAGGCTATCCATCCTGGGGAACGATAA
- a CDS encoding Alpha/Beta hydrolase protein codes for MKHSEYKYCRTSSHVSSRASITPLQVTSKTHSYTTKQHPPNSTIMSIPSHPKLEGFDIIQATYKQIGDHAIRVDILIPQTPYSGKRPTFVRTHGGALVACDSLFMDFFPHWASDLALKHGAVIVSPNYRLMPESTSSEIFDDIDDFWRWLHSPALTDLLANHTTPTEIDLTRILTTGDSAGGLLSLYLALTYPTQIRAATAGYPWVNPSSAGFQASRTILPFGVHTDESVIDVTVAAAASGQIVSSDLSPSRLAFMLAAVEHGRLAGFYERQKEGSSHRELFYPAKKLEEPGLSIPRGGIAIWHGRQDTVVPLEDVEEFVVQLLEATKGLPSGDKVVLALRDGDHGFDMSSRYEEEWLQNALKSAVETWLE; via the exons ATGAAACATTCTGAGTATAAATACTGTAGAACTTCTTCACATGTATCCAGCAGAGCATCAATCACTCCTTTACAAGTAACCTCAAAAACACATTCATATACCACAAAACAGCATCCTCCCAACTCAACAATAATGTCTATCCCTTCTCACCCGAAACTCGAAggctttgatatcattcaagCCACATACAAGCAGATTGGCGACCATGCCATTCGAGTTGACATCTTGATTCCTCAGACGCCCTACTCAGGCAAACGCCCGACCTTCGTCCGCACCCATGGCGGCGCCCTG GTCGCTTGCGACTCACTATTCATGGACTTCTTCCCCCACTGGGCATCAGACCTAGCCCTCAAACACGGTGCCGTGATCGTGAGCCCTAACTACCGGCTCATGCCCGAGTCCACTAGCTCAGAGATCTTCGACGACATCGACGATTTCTGGAGATGGCTGCACTCACCAGCTCTAACTGATTTACTCGCCAACCACACCACACCCACCGAAATTGATCTAACCCGCATCCTCACAACCGGTGATTCCGCAGGCGGTTTGCTAAGCCTCTATCTCGCCCTGACCTATCCAACCCAGATCCGTGCCGCAACGGCCGGCTACCCGTGGGTGAACCCCAGCTCAGCGGGTTTCCAAGCATCACGCACAATCTTACCATTCGGCGTACATACGGATGAATCTGTTATCGACGTCACCGTGGCTGCCGCAGCTTCTGGCCAGATCGTGTCCTCGGATCTCTCGCCTTCCCGACTCGCATTCATGCTTGCGGCTGTTGAACACGGCCGTTTGGCCGGATTTTATGAGCGCCAGAAGGAGGGATCTTCTCACCGAGAGTTATTTTACCCTGCGAAGAAACTGGAAGAGCCGGGATTGAGTATCCCGCGCGGAGGCATTGCCATCTGGCATGGTCGTCAGGATACTGTGGTTCCTctggaggatgtggaggagttTGTGGTGCAGTTACTCGAGGCTACGAAGGGTCTGCCGAGTGGTGATAAGGTTGTGCTGGCATTGAGGGATGGGGATCATGGTTTTGATATGAGTTCTCGGTATGAGGAGGAGTGGTTGCAGAACGCTCTTAAGTCGGCGGTGGAGACTTGGCTGGAGTGA
- a CDS encoding uncharacterized protein (expressed protein), protein MFDFMLLVWWEVVFLWSWAQYIIWLGQVIYKVGDHVRNKLMDVPASGPYPISPRESVELEDPRRNISISICTLGVSSCYHFTCSSSYSIFLPRTAQN, encoded by the coding sequence ATGTTCGACTTTATGTTGTTGGTTTGGTGGGAGGTTGTTTTTCTATGGTCTTGGGCACAATATATAATATGGTTGGGTcaagttatatataaagtcGGTGACCATGTTAGGAACAAACTGATGGATGTGCCTGCCAGTGGTCCGTATCCTATCTCACCGAGGGAGTCTGTTGAATTAGAAGACCCAAGGCGGAatatttcaatttcaatttGCACCCTTGGCGTCTCATCTTGTTATCACTTTACCTGTTCGTCTTCTTATTCGATCTTCTTGCCTCGAACAGCGCAGAATTAA
- a CDS encoding uncharacterized protein (domain of unknown function-domain containing protein): protein MFSLWRRILPQRVANTGSQLRDHQANERTFLSWTRMGLGFAAMALALGRLDAVDHILSSALSSSKLNLVVGSENATATVAATPAPVQSGDTSHRNSQEHPSSLLFFNHNGGFSATTFCQAISIWSFGYGIFRYLSVRKSLLKGQFTPAIWGPVLMTTGCLGVFGTMGMWVEQKNASKMAKQGS, encoded by the coding sequence ATGTTCTCTTTATGGCGCCGAATACTCCCTCAACGCGTAGCCAACACGGGCTCACAACTACGCGATCACCAAGCCAACGAGCGCACTTTTCTCTCTTGGACACGCATGGGCCTAGGCTTCGCAGCGATGGCTCTAGCACTCGGCCGTCTGGATGCAGTCGACCACATACTCTCGTCAGCCCTGTCAAGCAGCAAATTGAACCTGGTCGTCGGTTCGGAAAACGCCACAGCCACAGTTGCAGCCACACCTGCGCCCGTGCAGTCCGGCGATACCAGCCACAGAAACAGCCAAGAACATCCAAGCAGTTTATTGTTTTTCAACCACAATGGCGGATTTTCTGCTACGACTTTCTGTCAAGCTATTAGCATTTGGTCGTTCGGGTATGGTATCTTCAGATACCTGTCTGTGCGGAAGAGTCTGCTCAAGGGGCAGTTCACTCCGGCTATCTGGGGCCCTGTGCTTATGACGACTGGGTGTTTGGGGGTATTTGGGACTATGGGTATGTGGGTTGAGCAGAAGAATGCGTCGAAGATGGCGAAGCAGGGTTCATAA
- a CDS encoding putative aspergillopepsin yields the protein MKLFAILSSTVLASVALASPLTLERRARNAARLQARVAQRHSNLPFKAGTNEILHLNETTHEEYSSNWAGAVLIGSGYTSVTGTFTVPTPSAPSGADSDEQYCATAWVGIDGDTCQSAILQTGVDFCIDSSGTTFDAWYEWFPDYSHDFSGISISAGDKVKVTVDASSKTAGTAIVENLTTGKTVSHTFTGQDDNALCETNAEWIMEDFSSFLSLVPFANFGTVTFTDISATSGDSSVGASNATIIDIQQNNKTLTSSSASDTEVTIKYIG from the coding sequence ATGAAGCTCTTTGCTATCCTTTCTTCCACTGTGCTTGCCAGCGTTGCTCTGGCCTCTCCCCTCACGCTGGAACGTCGCGCCCGTAACGCTGCTCGGCTTCAGGCTCGTGTAGCTCAGCGTCATAGCAACTTGCCCTTCAAAGCGGGCACCAACGAGATTCTTCACTTGAATGAGACCACTCATGAAGAGTACAGCTCAAACTGGGCTGGCGCAGTCCTCATCGGATCCGGCTACACGTCCGTGACCGGTACTTTCACCGTGCCAACCCCATCCGCTCCTTCTGGAGCCGACAGTGACGAGCAATATTGTGCCACAGCCTGGGTTGGCATCGACGGGGACACGTGCCAGTCCGCCATCCTGCAGACCGGTGTGGATTTCTGTATCGATAGCAGTGGCACCACCTTTGACGCCTGGTATGAATGGTTCCCTGACTATTCCCACGACTTCAGCGGTATCAGTATCTCGGCTGGCGATAAAGTCAAGGTCACTGTCGACGCGTCTAGCAAGACCGCAGGAACTGCCATCGTGGAGAATCTGACCACTGGCAAGACTGTTTCCCATACGTTCACTGGCCAGGATGACAACGCTCTTTGCGAGACGAATGCGGAGTGGATCATGGAggacttctcctctttcttgtcgCTCGTTCCTTTCGCCAATTTTGGCACTGTCACTTTCACGGATATTAGCGCCACCAGCGGTGATTCTTCCGTCGGCGCTTCGAATGCTACCATCATCGATATCCAGCAGAATAATAAGACTTTGACCTCGTCTTCGGCTTCCGATACCGAAGTTACCATCAAGTATATTGGCTAG